A region from the Pelobates fuscus isolate aPelFus1 chromosome 3, aPelFus1.pri, whole genome shotgun sequence genome encodes:
- the ANGPTL6 gene encoding angiopoietin-related protein 6 — MTFHSLLYMIVMPCFCLSQLSSSEHSLNNNTSRPKCTYTFVVPQQKITGAICVSTARFPEAFGANRSEVQELKEELSRQQTEIKELKKLVEVDHDVATEMEHLRKESRSMESRLSHLQTQLLHEVILRKNESTEIIQGENRGINATSEVLKLASKYRDLQEKYNFLASVINNQSLTIARLEEQCLQNLVRHQADQDPIQKPPAGGSPTDGRTKHNIEIQDDQTKDGSDRKEVPSTEPASSAPAVMTTETTESLGPWLDCYDVLLDGKTSSGIYVLKPLVGNQVMQAWCDQEVAEGGWTVIQRRQDGSTNFFTTWHNYKHGFGHLDGEYWLGLENIYWLVSQGSYKLLILMEDWQGRTVHAEYDYFRLEPESDFYRLRVGLYRGNAGDSLSWHNAKQFTTLDKDKDSYSGNCAHFQKGGWWYNMCAHSNLNGVWYRGGHYRSRFQDGVYWAEFRGGAYSLKKVSMLVKPIK; from the exons ATGACCTTTCATAGCCTTCTGTATATGATTGTCATGCCTTGTTTCTGCCTATCACAATTATCAAGTAGTGAACATTCATTGAACAATAATACCAGTCGACCCAAGTGCACCTATACCTTTGTGGTTCCACAGCAGAAGATAACTGGGGCTATATGTGTGAGCACAGCAAGGTTTCCTGAAGCATTTGGAGCAAATAGAAGTGAGGTGCAGGAGCTGAAAGAAGAATTAAGTCGTCAGCAAACAGAGATTAAGGAGCTGAAGAAGCTTGTGGAAGTGGACCATGATGTGGCCACAGAAATGGAGCATCTACGTAAAGAAAGCAGGAGCATGGAGTCCCGTCTTAGTCACCTCCAAACTCAGCTGCTCCATGAAGTCATCCTACGGAAAAATGAGTCTACAGAAATAATACAGGGAGAAAACAGAGGAATCAATGCCACCTCTGAAGTTCTCAAGTTGGCTTCTAAATACAGGGACCTCCAAGAGAAATATAATTTCCTGGCTTCTGTAATCAACAACCAGAGCTTGACCATAGCACGTTTGGAAGAACAATGTCTCCAAAACCTTGTTCGCCACCAAGCAGACCAg GATCCAATTCAAAAACCACCAGCTGGTGGTTCTCCTACTGATGGAAGAACAAAGCACAACATTGAGATTCAGGACGACCAAACCAAAGATGGATCTGATAGAAAGGAGGTACCTTCAACGGAACCAGCCTCCAGTGCTCCTGCTGTTATGACTACAGAGACCACCGAGTCTTTAG GTCCTTGGCTGGATTGCTATGATGTACTCTTAGATGGGAAGACATCCAGTGGCATCTACGTTCTGAAACCATTAGTCGGAAACCAGGTGATGCAAGCCTGGTGTGACCAGGAAGTAGCAGAGGGAGGGTGGACAGTCATCCAAAGAAGACAGGACGGATCTACCAATTTCTTCACAACCTGGCATAACTACAAG CATGGATTCGGCCACTTGGACGGTGAATATTGGTTGGGCCTGGAGAACATTTATTGGCTAGTCAGCCAAGGGAGTTACAAGCTTTTGATCCTTATGGAAGATTGGCAAGGTCGGACCGTTCATGCTGAGTATGACTATTTTCGCCTGGAACCAGAGAGTGATTTCTACCGATTGCGTGTGGGCCTTTATCGTGGCAATGCTGGTGATTCGCTCTCTTGGCATAATGCCAAACAATTTACGACCCTTGATAAGGACAAGGATTCTTACAGTG GTAACTGTGCTCATTTCCAAAAGGGAGGATGGTGGTATAATATGTGTGCTCACTCGAACCTCAACGGGGTGTGGTATAGGGGTGGCCATTACCGCAGCCGCTTCCAAGATGGCGTTTATTGGGCTGAATTTCGTGGTGGTGCTTATTCACTTAAAAAGGTTTCCATGTTAGTGAAACCcattaaataa